One region of Chryseobacterium sp. C-71 genomic DNA includes:
- a CDS encoding CocE/NonD family hydrolase produces MKIPFSFLLILVFIFGKAQSSTPSDSFVKDNFTKKEFYITMRDGIKLFTAVYIPKDISKKQKYPFLMQRTCYSIAPYGENEYRNKLGPNQYLMKDKYIFVFQDVRGRYMSEGTFTNMTPQVERKTKKDVDESTDTYDTIDWLIKNIKDNNGKVGQYGTSYPGFYTAVGTLAQHPALVASSPQAPISDFWNDDFLHNGKFMLGYFRTFPVFGVQKTKAENKAWYSDSMIKATSEDGLKFYRDMGTLKDGYDKYYKANFFMTEIMNHPNYDEYWQKRSLLPHLKNINHAVMTVGGWYDAEDLFGPLNIYKTIEKTSPKAKNTIVMGPFSHGGWGREDGKHFHNQTYFGDSIATYYQKNLETKFFNHYLKGNSKQDAGLPEAMMYDTGAKEWKEFAQYPPKNSQKVNFYLANETLKNTAGQGASEYYSDPNNPVLSSDNLKDFNGFTPRNYMSEDQRFAVGRPDVLTFTTEVLTEDMTFAGEILAKLNIASSSTDADFAVKLIDVYPQDFKPKEKKEGVIYGNYHQMVRSEIMPARFRNSKEKPEALVVNQKTAVNFRLQDVVHTFKKGHKIQIQISSTWFPLFSVNPQKFLDNPNMASKEDYTKAFIKVFEDSAIEVEVLK; encoded by the coding sequence GCACAAAGCAGCACTCCATCTGACTCTTTTGTCAAAGATAATTTCACTAAAAAAGAATTTTATATCACGATGCGTGACGGTATAAAACTTTTCACTGCGGTGTATATTCCAAAAGATATTTCGAAAAAGCAAAAATATCCTTTTCTGATGCAGAGAACCTGCTACAGCATTGCGCCATATGGTGAAAATGAATACAGAAACAAACTCGGTCCGAATCAATATTTGATGAAAGACAAATACATTTTTGTATTTCAGGATGTGCGAGGAAGATATATGAGTGAAGGAACTTTTACCAACATGACGCCACAGGTTGAGCGTAAAACAAAAAAAGATGTCGACGAAAGCACCGATACTTATGACACCATTGATTGGTTAATTAAAAACATCAAAGACAATAACGGAAAAGTAGGACAATACGGAACTTCATATCCCGGATTTTACACCGCTGTAGGAACTTTGGCGCAACATCCGGCTTTGGTTGCATCTTCACCTCAAGCTCCTATTTCAGATTTTTGGAATGACGATTTTCTTCATAACGGAAAATTTATGTTGGGTTATTTCAGAACCTTCCCTGTTTTCGGAGTGCAGAAAACAAAGGCTGAAAACAAAGCTTGGTATTCAGATTCTATGATTAAAGCTACTTCAGAAGACGGTCTTAAATTCTACAGAGATATGGGAACTTTGAAAGATGGATATGACAAATATTACAAAGCCAACTTCTTCATGACCGAAATTATGAATCACCCGAATTACGATGAATACTGGCAGAAAAGAAGTCTTTTACCTCATCTTAAAAATATCAATCATGCCGTAATGACAGTTGGAGGTTGGTACGATGCCGAAGATCTTTTCGGACCGCTAAATATTTACAAAACGATTGAAAAAACAAGCCCAAAAGCCAAAAATACGATTGTTATGGGACCTTTTTCTCATGGTGGCTGGGGACGTGAAGATGGAAAACATTTTCATAATCAAACTTATTTCGGTGATAGTATTGCCACATACTACCAAAAGAATTTGGAGACCAAATTTTTCAATCATTATTTAAAAGGAAACTCTAAGCAGGACGCAGGTTTACCCGAAGCGATGATGTACGACACCGGAGCAAAAGAATGGAAAGAATTTGCGCAATATCCACCAAAAAATTCTCAGAAAGTCAACTTCTATTTAGCGAATGAAACTTTAAAAAACACCGCCGGACAAGGTGCTTCAGAATATTACAGCGACCCAAACAATCCGGTTTTAAGTTCGGATAATCTTAAAGATTTTAACGGATTTACTCCAAGAAATTACATGTCGGAAGATCAGCGTTTTGCAGTCGGAAGACCTGATGTTCTGACTTTCACAACAGAAGTTTTGACGGAAGACATGACTTTTGCAGGAGAAATTTTAGCTAAATTAAATATCGCTTCAAGTTCCACAGATGCAGATTTTGCAGTGAAATTAATTGATGTTTATCCACAAGATTTTAAACCAAAGGAAAAGAAAGAAGGTGTGATTTACGGAAATTATCATCAGATGGTACGAAGCGAAATTATGCCTGCAAGATTCAGAAATTCGAAAGAAAAACCTGAAGCATTGGTTGTGAATCAGAAAACTGCGGTGAATTTTAGATTGCAGGATGTTGTGCATACGTTTAAGAAAGGACATAAAATACAAATCCAGATTTCGTCAACATGGTTTCCACTTTTCTCGGTGAATCCACAGAAATTTTTAGACAATCCGAATATGGCTTCTAAGGAAGATTATACTAAAGCGTTTATTAAAGTTTTTGAAGATTCTGCGATTGAGGTTGAGGTTTTGAAATAA